In Rhizobium sp. CIAT894, the genomic window AACACAAGCAGATCCCGTTGCGGAAGCGACGTTTGGCAAGTGTGGTTCGCAACGCCGGTTCTTCCCGCTCGACATTTCAACGCCAGTTCCGGTGATCCATGAAACATTCGGATCAGCAATGAAATTACGACAAACAAGCAATCATCATGAATTCGATGTTATTATTCAAAAGGCGCTCGTCAGTATCGACATAATCATTCGATGGAAATACATATTTCCATTAATATCTACAGGAATTCCAGCCATGTTATAATTGAAAATTATATACAACCTTTATCTGAATTTTATAAATTTACCTTTTGATAAATTTTTAAGCAATATATAGGAATGCAGATCGCAGTTTATTCTGAACGGTCGCCCGAAAAAACATCGGACTTACCTTCCGAGCGGAAAAAGAAAAAACCATTCGGAGCTATTTCCGCCTTGCTGCTCAGCCACCTCGCCTCACTGATGAGGCCTTTCAACCGATGGCCCAGCGATCCTCCGGTTGTTGATACGTCAAGAAGCCGGCATTCAATTCAATAGCGCGATGACGTCCGCGAAAATGCTACCTGTAATATACTGATAGATCTTCACATTTTCCCATTCCCCACAACCTCGGTCAACAATGCCGCCGGTCGCATCCTGCCTGCCGTTTCCACTCGGCATCCGGTCTCGCACCGTCCGGCTGAAAGCCCGAAGCGCAGGCACGCGCCGTCTTCTTTCGCAAGCCTTCCGATACGAAACAACTTATATGCGCGGCCAGCTGGCACGGTCCTGTTTCAACACGCCTGAAGGCCTGCCCCAAGGCTTCCATCTGTGTCGAAATGGTCGCACTCCCTCAGCGAATTAACCGTTCATAAAGCATTTGCTTGCTCAACTTATAATTTGTGTCATGGTCACTGTAAGTAGAGAGGGAGCTGAGCTGATGAGTGATCTAGCATCGCAGATTCCGGAATTCGGTTATGATGAACGCGTAATGATCTGCCGGAAGCAGATCGAGAAGGCGGTCTATCAGTTCATTGCAAATACGAAGGTCGAGGGATGCGATCCGGCGGAAGTCGCAATGGCCATCGCAGACATTGCCGACGATTACATTTTACTGCTGGCGCAGAAGCGCAATTTGACCCACTGAGATCAGCGATCGACCGATCATCCGGAAGCGATCCGAACGTAATATCGCCGCCGCCTCCCTGCCCGGAGGCAACGTCAGCGAGATCATTTACTGTCATCGAAACCATCAGTGAGATGGAAGGTCGAGCAGCCTCGGAAAGGCGCCCAGCGGCCCGGCGACGAGCGGATTTGCCCAACCTGCAAATTCACGCCAGCCCGAGAATGAAACGCCGGAGTATAGGCACACACGTCGGGCGTCCGTTTCAGCCCGTTATCTCCGATGAGAAACAAATCGCCGCAGCTTGATTGACTGCCCGGCCCACATCGGCGCAAGCAATAGCCCCGAAAATCGAAGCTGACTTTCGGGGCCATGCGCGGGTTTGAAGCGCCGGAGCGTTCTCGCCGCGTCCGATCGGACGCGCCGTACTAATGACTTCTCACACTCACTTGCGGAACCGGAGAACTCAACTCACCCAGTTCCCTGGTCAAACCCTCCCCCACCTGCTGCTTGACGGCCTCGAGCGCCAGATCGAGGCAATTCGTCGCGAACTCCAGTTTGACATCTTGAGCGACCTGCCGCGCATAAGCGATCATGCGCGCCAGTGCGATGAGTTCGTCCCGACCGTCTTCCGCCCCGCAGTCTGCACCTATCTTGGCAGTCGATGTCACGCCCATGCCCATTTCTCCCTCAATGGAAGGAATGATACGCGCGCAGACGAGATCGAGCCCGTGAAAAAAGCGTGACACAACTCCCGGTGACATTGCCGTCATCGATTCAAAGCGTAGGTCGCGTCCGGAACGAGGTTTCATGCAGTTTCCAAGGCAGATCGACGTTCGAGCGGATGTCGCTGGCTTCCTGCACGGCTTTCAGCAATTCCAGCGCGTCGATGCGTTTTTGATCGACGGAATGCGAGACAAGTGCCGCCAGCAGCTGCGCACGAGCCGGCTCTTCTATCCCTGCACATTGCTCGACGATCGCCCGCCACGTCCGCTTCTTGAAAAACATCGCGTTGGCCGCATCTTCGAGCGCCTGGCGCAACCCTTCTGCCAGCAGCCCGCGATCCTCCATCGCATCGAGCGTGGCGTTGACGTTGACGAGCGGTATCGTCAACGGCTTGCTGCCGAGTTCCGTCGGCGCATGCATGAGTGCGACGGCAGCATCGTCGACCAGCCGGCCGGTGCGATAGTCCTCGAAAATGCGGCCGATCCCGACCATCCCGAACGGATAACATTCCGCCGCCCGCAGGGCGCCCATACTGGCCGCCCCGAAAACGGTGGCGCCAAGCGAGAGAGCATGGAGAATTTCCTTGTGCCAGACCGGTGCGGCATATTCGAAACCGCCGTCGATCAAGCCGATGACATTGGCGCCCTGCTCCAGCTGAGCCAGGACATCGCCTTGCATGGCAGGCGGCAGGACGCGGATCGCCCCGCCGGCAAGCGACGCCGCATCGGGAAGACTGGGACCTGCGAAAACGACCTTCAAAACCCCATCCCCTTGGCCAGCGCCCTTGCACCAAATCGCCGGGCGCGCTCCCCTTCCGGATTTTCGAGCTCGGGGATAATGACCTTGACGACGCTGAAGGGAAGCGTTTCCTCGCTGAGACGCACCGTTATGACCGAAGCGATCCCTTTGTCGCGCAGAGCGTCAAGCACATGTTGCAGCAACTGCGCCAGATCCTGTTGCCGATATCCTGGCGCGCCGCCACGGCAAAGGTCGGCAGCAGGCGGTGCGGCAACCGCATCGAAGGCCCGCCGCATCAGCGGCGGCAGGGATCGCAAGAAAGTTGCGGGCGAAATATCGTCCCTGGCGCCGCTGATATAGGTCAGCCGGGATTGCACGGCTTCCGTCACCGCCCGAATGGCCGCACGCACGGGAACCGGATGCGCCCCGCTGCCGCCGGTCACCTCGACGAGGCGGATGTCCTTCTCACCCTGAAGATCCCTGGCGCCGGGGATAGTCTCCCCGGGCCCCAGCATGGCGGTGAAACAGGGAATGCCGATGTCGCTGGTGATATCGAACAGCTTGAGCGCCAATCCCGATCTTTCGATCTTGTCGATCAGCCCGGTGAGGGCGCTGTCCTCGAAGCCGCGGGGATCGACACAGCCGGCATAAAGATCGGCTTGCCGGCCCACCTGCCACAACACATGGGCGTCACGCTCGATCCGCTCCAGAACGCCGTGAAAGATCGCCTCCTCGATACTGTTTCCAGAAGCCAGGCCATCCGACGACATCCAGTATCGCGCGTCACGCGTCCGGTCGAGCACCACCGCTTCGAAGGGAATGTGGATCTCGTCGCCAGTGAGGATATTGACGCCGGCAACCCATTCGGTTTCCTCATCCGGCCCGAGATCGGGTTTATGGACGGCGGTCAGGCAGCTCAACCGGTCGACCGTGCGGCCCATCGCCCGCAGCCGGGACGAGGAATTGTGGACGCGCTTGACGAAGGGCTCGCCGGCAACCGCCCGTTCGAGGGCTTCCATGACAGTGGATGTCTTCGCGTCCAGATCGGTCAGGCCCTTTCCCTGAGCGATCACGATCGACCGCGAATTCGGTGTATATGCGCACCAGACAGGGATTCCGATGTTGTCCAATCCCGTATGCCGCGCCACTCTGGTAATGCCGAACCCGGCCAAAAAAGGTTCGACGCGGGAGAGAGTTTCCCCCGGCGAGATGATCCTGTCGGAATATGGAGCGTGATGGGTCAGATGACGGCCCTCGCCAAGGAATGCCCGTATTGTTCAACAACCGGCCTTCAATAGGCCTTCCCGTTTAAAGTCCTTATCCAAATATTCCGGCCGGGAACGGTGGCGATCACGTCCGGGCGTCAAACACCGGGTTTGGCACTTTCGGCATGTGCCGGTGACAGAGAGCGTTTCCACCGCCCGCCCTTCGTCTCGATCAACCGCAGATCGTCGAATGCCTACAGATGAAGGCAATCCGTCCTCAGTTGCCGATAACCGGCTCCTGCAACTCACCGTCGATCTCCGACAATCCCGTGACCGCCAGACTTTTGGCCAAGGCTACCAGTTTTTGCCTGATATTCGGATCCTCGATGGCGATAAATGCCTTGTTGAGCGCCAGCCCCTCCTTCGAGGACAAAAACTTGTTTAGTTCGCTGGTCTCGCCTTCGATCGGTCCAGAACCGCCGTTCTCGAAGAAAAAACCGATGGGCACGCGCAGAATCTCGGATATCTTCTGCAGACGGCTGGCGCCTATTCGGTTCGCTCCTTTTTCATATTTCTG contains:
- a CDS encoding helix-turn-helix transcriptional regulator; translated protein: MKAKSPNSIDVYVGNRVRVRRKTLGMTQHGLAELLGITFQQIQKYEKGANRIGASRLQKISEILRVPIGFFFENGGSGPIEGETSELNKFLSSKEGLALNKAFIAIEDPNIRQKLVALAKSLAVTGLSEIDGELQEPVIGN
- a CDS encoding YcaO-like family protein, with protein sequence MSPGETLSRVEPFLAGFGITRVARHTGLDNIGIPVWCAYTPNSRSIVIAQGKGLTDLDAKTSTVMEALERAVAGEPFVKRVHNSSSRLRAMGRTVDRLSCLTAVHKPDLGPDEETEWVAGVNILTGDEIHIPFEAVVLDRTRDARYWMSSDGLASGNSIEEAIFHGVLERIERDAHVLWQVGRQADLYAGCVDPRGFEDSALTGLIDKIERSGLALKLFDITSDIGIPCFTAMLGPGETIPGARDLQGEKDIRLVEVTGGSGAHPVPVRAAIRAVTEAVQSRLTYISGARDDISPATFLRSLPPLMRRAFDAVAAPPAADLCRGGAPGYRQQDLAQLLQHVLDALRDKGIASVITVRLSEETLPFSVVKVIIPELENPEGERARRFGARALAKGMGF
- a CDS encoding TfuA-like protein, which encodes MKVVFAGPSLPDAASLAGGAIRVLPPAMQGDVLAQLEQGANVIGLIDGGFEYAAPVWHKEILHALSLGATVFGAASMGALRAAECYPFGMVGIGRIFEDYRTGRLVDDAAVALMHAPTELGSKPLTIPLVNVNATLDAMEDRGLLAEGLRQALEDAANAMFFKKRTWRAIVEQCAGIEEPARAQLLAALVSHSVDQKRIDALELLKAVQEASDIRSNVDLPWKLHETSFRTRPTL